ATTTAACAGTCCCAAGACAAAATGTTTGTGGGTGGTCATCTCCACGCTTATTGAACCCCCCTCCTAAATCACATTACGGAAGTGGAGATGATGGAAATGTATGTAAACGTGTGTTGTAACTCTCACACATACGTCTCCCGGGTTTCCTAATCTCCTTGGTGATGAGTACTCGGAGTTCAGAGTTAAGCTCTTGGCTCTCTTGATTCCTGATCTTCTTCAGTTGGCAAGGCGAAGGGTAACGCCGCGGGGAATCCTCTTCACCCTCGCTGCCCAGAGACAGCTCACTTTCGCTGGACTGGCCGTTCTCCTGCACTTCCTCATGCTGGTTCTCAACCTCATCCATCTCAATGTGGTTCCTCTGCTGGAGCGGCTCAGTCTCTGGCACGGGACTCGGCTCCCCGTCCGAGATGTGATTTGGCTCGAGGTGGTTGGCGATGTGGTTTGTCACCTCTTTTTGATCGTCATCTGGAGCTACGATTGATCAGACACTCGTGAGTCTAAAGGCCCATCCACACCAAAGACAACAATAATCACTACgaagtttgattttttttaaattaggagAACTGTTTTGTCCACAACACAACTACAATGATAGAGTAAACATTATATTTGGGACCTCTTTAGGAGCAATGTTTTTCAATGAAACCTCCACATCCAATCACAATACATTCAAATCTAAAGGGTTTGCACATTTGAAATGCAAACTTGCAGTGCCACAGTAAAAACAAACATGAAGTGGATGCcaataacatgaacaaacatgaACTGGATTTAACTATCCAAGTAGTTTTATATAACAGATACACATAAGCATGAAATTTATACTAAATTGTGTGTGCATGATGGAGTATCCAGTACTTGATGTTTTTGCCAATGTGTTTGTGCACCAGCAGGTTTTGTCCTTACTTCTAGGTGGTGTTTTTGGCGGTGTGTATGCCCGACCCAGCCGAAGCAGAGGGGACATACAGCGTCTGCGTTTAGGGGCCCCTACCCCTGCAGGGCTGCTTGGTTCACCGGGACGCTTGCCTTTGCTTTGAGTGCCAGTAACAAATTCATCTGCTTCATCCACCATCATTGCCTGACACAGacaaattttatatatattaaatacaagAGTGGTTTATGAATGATTCATCCCTAAACATCAAGATTTGTTTCTGCAATCAAAAGGTTTGCAATTAGAATATACATTTTAGATACCTTTTTGTCCAATTTAAAGGGGTTACCAAAGGTGTGCAGACGTTTAGGCTGATCAGGGTCTGCCTCTCTCAGAGGGGCGGGGCAATGCTTCAGGAAGTCCTGATAGTTGCCCATCTGAGCTATAGGCACACTGTGAAGTTGATCTAGGAAAAAATATCgattagaaaaaaaaatttcaggcttacaaaacattacaaaattattttacgGTTCTACTTGGGTTAAATACAATTTATTGAATTGACCTTATTTTCTCAATATCTATAAATGGGCATCTGAATCTTACCTTGATCTTGCCCTTTAAGAATGCAGACATTGGTGTGCAGAAGGTTGCGCCTCATGCGGCTCAGCTGGTCCAACAGATGAGCCCTTGGGATATCATACGGGTTACGTAATCCTTGTGGCTtcaatgcctttcagaaaacaGATGGACAATGGTGAGAATGAGAGATGTAAATCAATAAGAATGGTGTCATTATCTTAGTccttgtgtacttttacttcatAAAGCAGTAGGCTGGATAcagttaaaaaaattacttttcacAGAACatcaataataaaacaaaaaagtattaCTTTGATTCTAATGTGATCTGGTAAAAATAATGTTACTTCTAGCTGGGACACTCAAGCTTTctaaactgcacatttttaaaAGCTACACTTGCCATGGTTTCAACTTTAGAGGCTTCATTTAAAACTTCAATCACCTTTGGTATCTTTGTGGATTTCCTGGTCTCACACAACAGTGCAAAACAACCACACTTTTTGCAATATTTGGGTGTGACAAAGCATGCTATGTACTTACTGAATTCAGAGCAGCTAGCTGAAACCCAGCAAACTCTTTTGTATTAGCCTCATTAGGCAGAGCTGGCCCGTCTCCCATGATGCTGTGCAGCAGCTGTGTGAAATCCTTCCTGTGCGCCAGAGAAATAGCGGAGCTTCTACAACGAAGTTTAATCCCGTTTTCCGGTACTGTCTTTTTTCCCACTAATGCACAAACTCTGTCTGCCTCCACCTTCGCCTGAAATGTTCACACAAAACCAATTTCAGTGAAGACCTTCGAAGCATTAGGCACTTTTATCAACAGAATTTATGTTTAGTAGATACCTGCTGACTGAGCTTTTTGAGGTAGGACACAACACTGTAGCTGAGGCCATACTCCATGTTTTCAGCCAGCAGGTTTGGAGCTCCCATCATTCTTAGGGCTTTCCTCAGGGCCTGGCAGAAATAGGAAGGGGGAAATATTAGCTAAACAACTTAAATACCATAAGCAAAACATATGGTCATATGAATGAAAGTAATTTATTACTTACAGTGATGTAGTAAGGGGGCATTGTCTTAAGATAAGTTTCAAAAGACTGTCGCCATTTTGCCGGAGGCTTAAACTTATGCACAGTAATTAAGTCATCTAGAAATGCAATGCAGAAATCCAAATGTCTGTTATAGCAattaacatacaaatataaaaaggtGGATAACTCGAAACTAGCTTAGTGGAAACAAAGTACTTAATagaaaaattaattaaacttaCCAAGCAAAGGCAGGACCACAGGATAGTTATATGGCATAACAAATAAGTTGACACAGTTGAGAGCCGTGCTGGCTTTCAGATAGCCAAAAGGCTGCCCGAGTTCTCCATATTTAGCACTGTTACACACAAAAACCTAAACAGGAACATCACCACAATTAACATGTAGTCATAGCTATACCAATGATATTTAAACTACATGTGAATGTGCAGACTGTGTTGTGAGCGGTACCTGCCAGCAGGTGTGTGGTGATTTCCTTTCTAGTATGTACTGTGTAAGCGGCGAAGGCTCCAGCTCATACTTGTCAAAGGGAACTTTATCCACCACCATGGGCTCTGAATCAACACATGTGAACTTCACCTGCGGATGAGCTGTACGTGGAGGCTGCATGGAGGCAACACAATCAAAGTGAAGATTAAGACATGAATCATGAAACTGAAACAGGCATATGGgcgattctcgcgaaattagacttatgaggtgtcatgaaacattttgataagaagtaaatgcaaagtaagagtatcaaaataagaagcatacagttacaaacatctcttcatgtacttttttgcacatgatttcaactgacatcatacaaaccaatttattgttttttcaacatttaaggagaaaattttcattaccgcaaatgtgtccatgactgaatttgggttctttgacatggaaatatttatattatactagaaacatttacagtaaagaaacatgttgtatttggtgatcattggtaaatgtagagacaataaaaaggaatataaatgtgtccaggaccaattttctcatcctccccaacaattttcaatcattgtttaagccctcaagaaactaacattttgaaaaaaatttgttggaagggacataattgactgtgacactcaagatggctaccaggtaagcagttcttatttttctcttcagataaaagttgaaattttgtttgtcatagtacctagacaactttttagttcttattaccgaaacatgaatttgtaaatgcatatatttaatgtaatatcatgttgtggtaatgattatgtttgataaTGAAAATCTAAAACAAATGTTAaaaattctataggaaatattttttaaatcctctaaaaataatggttatagtaa
The genomic region above belongs to Paramisgurnus dabryanus chromosome 15, PD_genome_1.1, whole genome shotgun sequence and contains:
- the ints6 gene encoding integrator complex subunit 6 isoform X1, coding for MPVLLFLIDTSASMNQRSHLGTSYLDIAKGAVETFLKLRSRDPASRGDRYMLVSYEEAPAGIKAGWKDSHATFMTELRNLQAVGLTTIGQSLRTAFDLLNLNRLVSGIDNYGQGRNPFFLEPAIIVAITDGNKLTSSAGVQDELHLPLTTPLPGSELTKEPFRWDQRLFSLVLRIPGHTSPDPEPMGGVPLDSSPITPMCEVTGGRSYSVFSQRMLNQCLESLVQKIQSGVVINFEKTGPDPTPTEDGPAEVKYGPQPWHSSHKLIYVRPNPKTGVPVGHWPLPESFWPDQNSPTLPPRTAHPQVKFTCVDSEPMVVDKVPFDKYELEPSPLTQYILERKSPHTCWQVFVCNSAKYGELGQPFGYLKASTALNCVNLFVMPYNYPVVLPLLDDLITVHKFKPPAKWRQSFETYLKTMPPYYITALRKALRMMGAPNLLAENMEYGLSYSVVSYLKKLSQQAKVEADRVCALVGKKTVPENGIKLRCRSSAISLAHRKDFTQLLHSIMGDGPALPNEANTKEFAGFQLAALNSALKPQGLRNPYDIPRAHLLDQLSRMRRNLLHTNVCILKGQDQDQLHSVPIAQMGNYQDFLKHCPAPLREADPDQPKRLHTFGNPFKLDKKAMMVDEADEFVTGTQSKGKRPGEPSSPAGVGAPKRRRCMSPLLRLGRAYTPPKTPPRTPDDDQKEVTNHIANHLEPNHISDGEPSPVPETEPLQQRNHIEMDEVENQHEEVQENGQSSESELSLGSEGEEDSPRRYPSPCQLKKIRNQESQELNSELRVLITKEIRKPGRRYEKIFYLLKQIQGSLETRLIFLQNIIKEAARFKKRVLIEQLENFLEEIHLRANSMNHLDGF
- the ints6 gene encoding integrator complex subunit 6 isoform X2; this translates as MPVLLFLIDTSASMNQRSHLGTSYLDIAKGAVETFLKLRSRDPASRGDRYMLVSYEEAPAGIKAGWKDSHATFMTELRNLQAVGLTTIGQSLRTAFDLLNLNRLVSGIDNYGQGRNPFFLEPAIIVAITDGNKLTSSAGVQDELHLPLTTPLPGSELTKEPFRWDQRLFSLVLRIPGHTSPDPEPMGGVPLDSSPITPMCEVTGGRSYSVFSQRMLNQCLESLVQKIQSGVVINFEKTGPDPTPTEDGPAEVKYGPQPWHSSHKLIYVRPNPKTGVPVGHWPLPESFWPDQNSPTLPPRTAHPQVKFTCVDSEPMVVDKVPFDKYELEPSPLTQYILERKSPHTCWQVFVCNSAKYGELGQPFGYLKASTALNCVNLFVMPYNYPVVLPLLDDLITVHKFKPPAKWRQSFETYLKTMPPYYITALRKALRMMGAPNLLAENMEYGLSYSVVSYLKKLSQQAKVEADRVCALVGKKTVPENGIKLRCRSSAISLAHRKDFTQLLHSIMGDGPALPNEANTKEFAGFQLAALNSALKPQGLRNPYDIPRAHLLDQLSRMRRNLLHTNVCILKGQDQDQLHSVPIAQMGNYQDFLKHCPAPLREADPDQPKRLHTFGNPFKLDKKAMMVDEADEFVTGTQSKGKRPGEPSSPAGVGAPKRRRCMSPLLRLGRAYTPPKTPPRNSRVSDQS